One Salvia splendens isolate huo1 chromosome 12, SspV2, whole genome shotgun sequence genomic window carries:
- the LOC121757229 gene encoding leucine-rich repeat receptor-like serine/threonine-protein kinase RGI4, whose product MAFTLALHTPKPNTSQLLLPCRLAAMPAFLKNSILPLLLLLPLLFPRCASINEQGSALLAWKSALTNGSTSALDSWSPLDQSPCHWFGISCDANGDVDRISLKAVDLRGPLPSTFQPLRALHTLILSSTNLTGAIPKQFGDYRELVLVDLSDNAVSGEIPPEICRLGKLQYLILNTNLITGAIPSDIGNLTSLKHLILFDNQLSGGIPASIGELSKLEAFRSGGNQNLKGELPLEIGNCTSLTVLGLAETSISGSLPPSIGKLKNIQTIAIYTSMLSGPIPEEIGNCSELQNLYLYQNSITSSIPRSLGQLKKLESILLWQNSIVGTIPSDLGNCRDLKVIDLSENLLTGIIPASFGSFSKLEELQLSVNQLTGTIPPELTNCAELTHLEVDNNYLSGEIPSDIGKIRRLQLLFAWKNNLTGAIPESLSDCGELQALDLSYNQLYGAVPKQIFALQNLTKLLLLSNSLTGFIPPDIGNCSSLYRFRISSNKVGGTVPSEIGKLKNLNFLDMGSNHLVGGIPPSISMCASLEFLDLHSNALSGALPQALPTSLQFLDISDNRLVGPLIPTIGDLTQLTKLNVGRNLLSGKIPPEILSCNRLQLLDLGNNGFSGEIPKELGLLSSLEISLNLSSNQFNGEIPSEFSNLDKLGILDLSHNRLSGKLDNLKSLQNLVSLNVSYNGFSGDLPDTPFFRKLPLSDVAGNEDLYVSGGVVTPADGLGRSGRHTGANMKMAMAILVSTSVVLVLLAVYVLVRTHLANARGAEGDSWEVTFYQKMEFSIDDIVRNLTSSNVIGTGSSGVVYKVAVEPGGESLAVKKMWSSEETGAFTSEIRTLGSIRHKNIVRLLGWGSNQNLKLLFYDYLPNGSLSSLLHGAGKGGAGWEARYDVVLGVAHALAYLHHDCVPPIMHGDVKAMNVLLGPHMEPYLADFGLASLVSAEPDDPDSKHSQRPHLAGSYGYMAPELASMQRITEKSDVYSFGVVLLEVLTGRHPLDPTLPGGAHLVQWVRDQLQSRRDPLDVLDPKLRGRADPQMHEMLQTLAVAFLCLSTRPDDRPMMKDVVAMLKEIRNLEPVRSDTDTLKGNVSVSASHKPPAAPLKKVIPQGSSSCSFAFSEDSA is encoded by the exons ATGGCCTTCACTTTAGCTCTCCACACTCCCAAACCAAACACTTCTCAGCTCCTCCTCCCTTGCAGGCTTGCAGCAATGCCTGCATTTCTGAAAAACTCAatccttcctcttcttctcctcctccctctcctcttcccgAGATGCGCTTCCATCAACGAGCAGGGCTCTGCTCTGCTCGCGTGGAAGAGCGCCTTAACCAACGGCTCAACATCCGCCCTCGACTCATGGAGCCCCCTCGACCAGAGCCCGTGCCACTGGTTCGGGATATCCTGCGACGCCAACGGCGACGTCGACAGGATAAGTCTGAAGGCAGTGGACCTGCGGGGCCCACTGCCTTCGACATTCCAGCCCCTCAGGGCCTTACACACACTCATCCTCTCCTCCACCAATCTCACCGGCGCCATCCCAAAGCAGTTCGGCGACTACCGCGAGCTCGTCCTCGTTGACCTCAGCGACAACGCCGTCTCCGGCGAGATTCCGCCAGAGATATGCCGGCTCGGAAAGCTCCAGTACTTAATCCTCAACACGAACCTCATCACCGGCGCCATCCCCTCCGACATTGGGAATCTCACGAGCTTGAAGCATCTCATCCTCTTCGACAACCAGCTCAGCGGAGGAATTCCGGCGAGCATCGGAGAGTTGAGCAAACTCGAAGCATTCAGAAGCGGAGGCAATCAGAATCTCAAGGGCGAATTGCCTCTCGAGATCGGGAACTGCACCAGCCTCACCGTGCTCGGCCTCGCCGAAACGAGCATCTCCGGCAGTCTGCCGCCGTCGATCGGAAAGCTGAAAAATATCCAAACTATCGCGATTTACACATCCATGCTCTCCGGCCCCATACCGGAGGAGATCGGAAACTGCAGCGAGCTCCAAAACCTCTATTTATATCAGAATTCAATCACATCTTCGATCCCCCGCAGCTTAGGCCAGCTGAAAAAGCTCGAATCAATACTCCTATGGCAGAACAGCATCGTCGGAACTATTCCATCCGATCTCGGAAACTGCAGAGACCTCAAAGTGATTGATTTATCCGAGAATTTATTGACCGGAATCATTCCAGCAAGCTTCGGAAGCTTCTCGAAGCTTGAGGAGCTCCAGCTCAGCGTGAATCAGCTAACCGGTACCATACCTCCGGAGCTAACCAACTGTGCCGAGCTAACTCATTTGGAGGTCGACAACAACTACCTCTCCGGTGAGATTCCATCTGATATCGGAAAGATAAGGCGTTTGCAACTGCTCTTCGCGTGGAAAAACAATCTCACCGGAGCCATACCGGAGTCTCTTTCCGATTGCGGGGAGCTTCAAGCGCTGGACCTATCGTACAACCAGCTGTACGGTGCGGTCCCGAAGCAGATATTCGCGCTGCAGAATCTAAcgaagctgctgctgctgtcgaATAGCCTCACTGGGTTCATTCCACCGGATATAGGGAATTGCAGCAGCTTGTACAGATTCAGGATCAGTAGCAACAAAGTGGGAGGCACTGTTCCTTCCGAAATTGGAAAGCTGAAAAATCTCAACTTTCTTGATATGGGAAGCAATCATCTCGTGGGTGGGATTCCTCCCTCGATTTCGATGTGTGCGAGCCTCGAGTTTCTTGATCTCCATTCAAATGCGTTGAGTGGGGCTCTTCCTCAAGCGCTGCCTACTTCTCTACAGTTTCTGGATATTTCAGACAACAGACTCGTGGGCCCACTCATCCCTACCATCGGTGACCTTACTCAGTTGACCAAACTAAATGTCGGGAGGAATCTTCTCTCTGGGAAGATTCCACCGGAGATTCTCTCCTGCAATAGGCTGCAGCTTCTCGACCTCGGAAACAATGGCTTCTCTGGCGAAATTCCAAAGGAATTAGGCCTTCTCTCATCTCTCGAGATCTCCCTCAACCTCAGCTCTAATCAGTTTAACGGTGAGATTCCTTCCGAGTTTTCGAATCTTGATAAGCTCGGGATTCTTGATCTCTCTCACAACAGGCTGTCGGGGAAGCTGGACAATCTCAAGAGCCTTCAGAATCTTGTCTCCCTCAATGTGTCTTACAACGGCTTCTCTGGCGATCTCCCCGACACGCCGTTCTTCCGGAAGCTCCCGCTCAGCGACGTAGCGGGGAACGAGGACCTGTACGTCTCCGGCGGGGTGGTGACGCCGGCGGACGGCTTGGGGCGGTCCGGGAGGCACACCGGGGCCAACATGAAGATGGCCATGGCGATACTGGTCAGCACGAGCGTAGTGCTCGTGCTGCTTGCCGTCTACGTGTTGGTCAGGACTCACCTGGCAAATGCGAGAGGCGCGGAGGGCGATTCGTGGGAGGTGACGTTTTATCAGAAGATGGAGTTCTCGATCGACGACATAGTGAGGAACCTCACGTCGTCTAATGTGATCGGAACGGGAAGCTCGGGGGTTGTGTATAAGGTGGCGGTGGAGCCGGGTGGGGAGAGTCTTGCAGTGAAGAAGATGTGGTCGTCGGAAGAGACTGGGGCGTTCACGTCTGAGATTCGGACGTTGGGTTCGATTAGGCATAAGAACATTGTGAGACTGCTAGGTTGGGGGTCGAACCAGAATTTGAAACTGTTGTTCTATGATTACCTTCCGAATGGGAGTTTGAGTTCGCTTCTTCATGGAGCCGGAAAGGGAGGCGCCGGGTGGGAGGCTAGGTACGACGTCGTGTTGGGTGTCGCCCACGCGCTCGCGTACTTGCACCATGACTGTGTGCCTCCTATAATGCATGGGGATGTCAAGGCCATGAATGTGCTGTTAGGCCCTCACATGGAGCCATATCTTGCTGACTTTGGCTTGGCTAGCCTTGTCAGTGCCGAGCCCGATGATCCGGACTCCAAACATAGCCAGAGGCCTCATCTAGCTGGCTCCTATGGCTACATGGCTCCAG AGCTTGCATCAATGCAGAGGATCACAGAGAAGAGCGATGTGTACAGTTTTGGTGTGGTCCTACTGGAGGTGCTGACGGGGAGGCACCCGCTGGACCCTACATTGCCCGGGGGAGCACATCTTGTCCAGTGGGTCCGCGACCAGCTGCAGAGCAGGCGCGACCCGCTCGATGTGCTCGACCCGAAGCTGAGGGGGAGGGCCGACCCTCAGATGCACGAGATGCTGCAGACGCTGGCTGTGGCTTTCCTGTGCCTCAGCACACGGCCCGATGATCGCCCCATGATGAAAGACGTGGTGGCGATGCTGAAAGAGATTCGGAATCTGGAGCCGGTGAGGTCGGACACGGACACGCTGAAGGGGAACGTATCGGTATCGGCGAGTCATAAACCACCAGCAGCCCCTTTGAAGAAAGTGATCCCACAAGGCTCATCAAGCTGCTCTTTTGCATTTTCTGAAGATTCAGCTTGA
- the LOC121757148 gene encoding kinesin-like protein KIN-14F has translation MPQEGYHNSIYSSPNKNEIISDRGLAYRKAEEAASRRYQAVQWLQQMDQVASEVLPKQPTEEEFCLALRNGLILCNVLNKVNPGAVHKVVDNPVLDLQAAQSAIQYFENMRNFLAAVAKMKLLTFGASDLEKGGSSGKVVDCILCLKGYYEWKQSGGIGVWKYGGTVRITSLVKESPSSVVSSESADESIDDSESSQYEQLMELLHLSTDSHEDSRAANILTFIFDHFALGLLQSCLNETNGFDDSLSSSMVIDVVLRKVVKDFSALMVCQGNQLGLFLKKVLSSDGGSLSKTQLREVISKYLRRRTSFVSQDISNFCICGGRKDGAQPRNTKPHVGVELLDIQQKQLEELKALFKETKREMHEAQFGWEKEIESLGQHVKNLEVAASSYHTVLEENRVLYNQVQDLKGSIRVYCRVRPFLSGDCNEQSTVDYIGDNGSIMIVNPVKLGKDARKVFTFNKVYGTTVTQQHIYADTQAFVRSVMDGFNVCIFAYGQTGSGKTYTMSGPDLTTEETWGVNYRALRDLFNFSKARMDLVEYEVGVQMVEIYNEQVRDLLVSDGSNRRLEIRNNSQLNGLNVPDASLVPVKCTQDVLDLMRIGQRNRAVGATALNVRSSRSHSILTVHVRGKELVSGSMLKGCLHLVDLAGSERVDKSEAVGERLKEAQHINKSLSALGDVIAALAQKSSHVPYRNSKLTQVLQDSLGQHAKTLMFVHINPEVNGLGETISTLKFAERVATINLGAAQSNKETGEIKEFKDEISNLKLVLERKEAELEQLKNRTNVRGGASPLRLPKSNSSASLKSETSQQQFDSHNTELRSCSTGKLTRSRLPSKFTDKDCGEDRPVGSIKPRSISTDRAAVMKSRTKSNALDNPPVLKAPFPASLSVNKSVANVPSSIQEPHLPNALNRLQRVSLQRVPENEDELFKQALSIRHGGIRKPTQEGKVKTTKQQASAKVHTSMLLSDVAAGKMQETGKSDSSEPENENSPFWLTRCASVATGSNKLHRSLSRNSQNVEISEISRTTDPSLGGYRDGKEAGQHSSVPQLRRSKSTTLGRFMI, from the exons CATCAAGGAGATACCAGGCAGTTCAATGGCTGCAGCAGATGGATCAGGTAGCGTCGGAGGTGCTCCCAAAACAGCCAACGGAGGAGGAATTCTGTTTGGCTCTCCGCAACGGACTCATCCTCTGCAATGTCCTCAACAAAGTCAATCCTGGCGCCGTTCACAAG GTGGTCGACAATCCGGTGCTTGACCTTCAGGCCGCTCAGTCTGCCATTCAGTATTTCGAGAACATGAGGAATTTTCTTGCTGCTGTTGCCAAAATGAAGCTCCTCACTTTTGGAGCTTCTGATCTTGAAAAG GGAGGCTCATCAGGCAAAGTAGTGGACTGCATTCTCTGTTTGAAAGGATATTACGAATGGAAGCAATCTGGGGGTATTGGTGTGTGGAAATACGGTGGAACAGTGAGAATTACGTCGCTTGTGAAGGAATCACCTTCCTCAGTAGTCAGCAGCGAGAGTGCGGATGAATCAATAGATGATTCTGAATCTTCACAGTATGAGCAGTTAATGGAGCTCCTTCACTTGTCAACTGACTCACATGAGGATTCCAGGGCGGCCAATATTCTCACTTTCATCTTCGATCATTTCGCTCTCGGTCTTCTGCAGTCGTGCCTGAATGAAACCAACGGATTTGATGATTCGCTTTCGAGTTCAATG GTCATTGATGTTGTGCTTAGGAAAGTTGTTAAGGATTTCTCGGCATTGATGGTCTGCCAAGGCAATCAG CTTGGCTTGTTTTTAAAGAAAGTCTTGAGTAGTGATGGCGGCTCTCTGTCGAAGACCCAACTGCGAGAAGTTATATCAAAGTACCTGAGAAGAAGGACAAGTTTTGTATCACAAGATATTTCTAACTTCTGTATTTGTGGTGGAAGAAAGGACGGAGCACAGCCTAGGAACACGAAGCCTCATGTTGGGGTAGAGCTTCTTGATATTCAGCAAAAACAGTTAGAG GAACTTAAAGCTCTTTTTAAGGAAACAAAACGAGAAATGCACGAAGCTCAGTTCGGATGGGAGAAAGAAATAGAAAGCTTGG GTCAACATGTAAAGAATTTAGAAGTAGCTGCTTCTTCATATCATACAGTTTTGGAAGAAAACCGTGTTCTCTATAATCAAGTTCAAGATCTAAAAG GTTCCATTAGAGTCTACTGTAGAGTTAGACCATTCCTCTCGGGAGACTGTAATGAGCAGTCGACGGTTGATTATATTGGAGACAATGGAAGTATAATGATTGTGAATCCTGTTAAGCTGGGTAAAGATGCAAGAAAAGTGTTTACGTTTAATAAGGTTTATGGGACAACCGTGACACAAC AGCATATATATGCAGATACACAGGCATTTGTCCGATCTGTTATGGATGgttttaatgtttgtatttttgcaTACGGTCAGACCGGCTCTGGGAAGACATATACCATG AGTGGCCCTGACTTGACAACAGAGGAAACATGGGGAGTGAACTATCGTGCCCTTCGGGACCTGTTCAACTTTTCGAAGGCCAGAATGGACCTCGTAGAATACGAGGTAGGAGTCCAAATGGTTGAGATATACAATGAACAAGTAAGAGATTTGTTGGTCTCTGATGGAAGCAATAGAAG ATTAGAGATTCGAAATAATTCTCAGCTCAACGGTTTAAATGTTCCCGATGCAAGTCTTGTTCCTGTCAAATGTACACAAGATGTTTTGGATTTAATGAGAATCGGACAGAGAAATCGTGCTGTGGGTGCCACAGCTTTGAACGTGCGCAGTAGCCGGTCACATAG TATATTGACAGTTCACGTTCGAGGAAAAGAGCTAGTCTCTGGTTCGATGCTAAAGGGGTGCCTTCACTTAGTAGATCTCGCGGGAAGTGAGAGGGTTGATAAATCGGAAGCTGTTGGCGAGAGATTGAAGGAAGCTCAGCATATTAATAAATCTCTTTCTGCTCTCGGAGATGTCATTGCTGCTCTTGCACAAAAAAGTTCCCATGTCCCTTACCGGAATAGCAAACTAACTCAAGTCTTACAAGATTCTCTAG GACAACATGCTAAGACGTTGATGTTCGTGCATATAAACCCAGAGGTTAATGGTCTAGGTGAGACAATCAGCACCTTGAAATTCGCTGAAAGAGTTGCCACTATAAACCTTGGGGCAGCTCAATCCAACAAAGAAACTGGTGAAATTAAAGAATTCAAGGATGAG ATCTCAAACCTCAAGCTGGTGTTGGAGAGAAAGGAAGCAGAGCTAGAGCAGTTGAAAAATCGCACAAATGTTAGAGGCGGAGCATCACCTCTTCGCTTACCTAAATCGAACAGCAGTGCCTCTTTGAAGTCTGAGACCAGTCAGCAGCAATTTGATAGTCACAACACCGAG TTGAGAAGTTGTTCCACCGGTAAACTCACAAGATCTCGATTGCCTTCCAAATTTACGGACAAGGATTGTGGTGAAGATAGACCAGTAGGCTCGATAAAGCCTAGATCGATATCCACTGATAGAGCTGCCGTCATGAAATCTAGAACAAAGTCTAACGCCCTTGACAACCCACCCGTCCTAAAAGCTCCATTTCCCGCAAGTCTTTCAGTTAATAAATCTGTTGCCAATGTCCCTTCATCCATACAAGAACCACATCTACCTAATGCTTTAAACCGACTCCAAAGAGTCTCACTACAGAGGGTTCCAGAAAACGAAGACGAACTGTTTAAGCAAGCACTAAGTATACGCCACGGTGGAATCAGAAAACCTACACAAGAGGGCAAGGTCAAGACGACTAAGCAGCAAGCATCCGCTAAAGTTCACACATCAATGCTGCTTTCTGATGTGGCCGCAGGCAAAATGCAAGAGACCGGAAAGTCTGATTCGTCAGAGCCTGAAAACGAGAACAGTCCCTTTTGGCTGACAAGATGTGCTAGTGTTGCCACTGGCTCGAACAAGCTACACAGGAGCTTGTCGAGGAACTCTCAAAACGTAGAGATAAG TGAAATAAGCCGGACAACAGATCCTTCGTTGGGAGGGTACCGGGATGGAAAAGAAGCCGGGCAGCACTCATCTGTGCCTCAATTACGAAGGAGTAAATCGACTACCCTAGGAAGGTTTATGATTTGA